Proteins encoded within one genomic window of Triticum aestivum cultivar Chinese Spring chromosome 2D, IWGSC CS RefSeq v2.1, whole genome shotgun sequence:
- the LOC123055905 gene encoding ent-kaur-16-ene synthase, chloroplastic-like, translating into MVPSCIANGARTFVGENASLQNMERKARIKKQLQEPKLSPSSYDTAWVAMVPLPGSSQEVPCFPQCIEWILQNQQISGSWGLAHMDSSVNKATLSSTLACVLALQRWNVGREHIRRGIHFIGKNISVVMDKQIAAPIGFNIIFPGMLSLAMGMGLQFPVRKANVDGILHLRELELERLAADKSFGREAYIAYVVEGLGNLLNWNEVMKFQRRNGSLFNSPSTTAAALIQNYDDKALQYLNLLVSKFDGSVPTVYPTNIYCQLSMVDTLEKVGISRYFSSEIKSILDMTYRCWLQRDEEIILDVSTCAMAFRILRMNGYDISSDELSHIDEASTFHNSLQGYLSDTKSIMELYKASGVSVSENELTLDNISYWSGNLLREKIFHDDVQSRSILAEVEYALKFPFYATMDRLDHKRNIENFDLSGSQMLKTEHWPCCVNQDILALAIEDFTISQSVYRSELQLLECWVKENKLDQLLFARQRTTYCYLAAAATMFPPELSDARISWAKNSILVNIVDDFFDVAGSREELENLVELIEKWDEHYKDEFYSEQVQILFYAIYTSTSQLGTMASVVQNRDVKKHLVETWLQLLRTMMTEADWRMRQYVPTVEEYMKVAVVSFTVVPILLPASYFVRQALLACVVNSQEYNELFRLMGTCCRLLNDIQGFERESSEGKLDSVSLRVLHADGSMSIEAAKDSIKRSIVSCRKDLLRLVLKQDSVVPRACKELFWNMCKICHLFYSHTDAFTSPSEMVTTVNAVINEPLKLQISNPSFATQSEK; encoded by the exons ATGGTTCCTTCATGTATCG CAAATGGTGCGAGGACGTTTGTTGGAGAAAATGCAAGCCTGCAAAACATG GAACGGAAGGCAAGAATAAAGAAGCAACTCCAGGAACCCAAATTGTCGCCATCCTCGTACGACACCGCATGGGTGGCTATGGTGCCCTTACCGGGCTCGTCTCAGGAGGTTCCATGCTTCCCACAGTGTATTGAATGGATACTACAAAACCAACAGATCAGTGGATCTTGGGGTCTTGCTCACATGGACTCCTCAGTCAACAAGGCCACCCTCTCATCCACATTGGCTTGTGTGCTTGCACTTCAGAGATGGAATGTCGGGAGGGAACATATTAGGAGAG GAATACATTTTATCGGCAAAAACATCTCCGTTGTCATGGATAAACAGATTGCTGCTCCTATAGGCTTCAATATCATTTTTCCTGGTATGCTTAGCCTTGCCATGGGGATGGGTTTGCAGTTTCCTGTGAGAAAAGCAAATGTTGATGGGATTCTGCATCTCCGGGAGTTGGAACTAGAAAG ACTTGCGGCGGATAAATCTTTTGGGAGAGAAGCATATATTGCTTATGTTGTTGAAGGACTAGGAAACCTATTGAACTGGAATGAAGTTATGAAGTTCCAGAGGAGGAATGGATCGCTATTCAACTCTCCCTCCACAACTGCTGCTGCATTAATCCAAAATTATGATGACAAAGCCCTCCAGTATCTAAATTTGCTTGTCAGTAAGTTTGATGGTTCAG TGCCAACAGTGTACCCAACAAACATTTATTGCCAGCTTTCAATGGTGGATACTCTTGAAAAGGTCGGAATATCTCGGTATTTTTCAAGTGAGATAAAAAGCATCCTGGACATGACATACAG GTGTTGGTTACAAAGAGATGAGGAAATCATCCTGGATGTATCAACATGTGCAATGGCGTTTCGTATCTTACGAATGAATGGGTATGACATTTCATCAG ATGAGTTGTCTCATATCGATGAAGCCTCCACTTTCCATAATTCACTTCAAGGATATTTAAGTGATACAAAATCcataatggaattgtacaaggctTCAGGAGTTAGTGTATCAGAAAATGAACTAACCCTCGATAATATAAGTTATTGGTCAGGGAACTTATTGAGGGAAAAGATATTTCATGATGACGTGCAAAGTAGGTCGATATTGGCGGAG GTGGAGTATGCTCTTAAATTTCCCTTTTATGCCACAATGGATCGTCTGGATCACAAGAGGAACAttgaaaactttgatttgagtggtTCGCAGATGTTGAAGACAGAACACTG GCCATGTTGTGTAAACCAAGATATTTTAGCTTTGGCTATTGAAGATTTCACCATCTCTCAATCTGTTTACCGGAGTGAGCTCCAGCTTCTTGAATG TTGGGTGAAGGAGAACAAGCTAGACCAACTATTGTTTGCACGACAGAGGACGACATATTGCTATCTCGCTGCTGCTGCTACCATGTTCCCTCCTGAATTGTCTGATGCTCGCATTTCATGGGCCAAAAATTCTATACTCGTAAATATTGTTGATGACTTCTTCGATGTTGCGGGGTCAAGAGAAGAATTAGAAAACCTTGTAGAACTAATCGAGAA GTGGGATGAGCACTACAAAGACGAATTCTACTCTGAGCAAGTACAAATATTGTTTTATGCCATTTACACTTCAACGAGCCAGCTTGGAACAATGGCTTCTGTTGTACAAAACCGTGACGTCAAAAAGCACCTAGTAGAAACA TGGCTACAACTACTAAGGACTATGATGACCGAGGCAGATTGGCGGATGAGACAATATGTGCCAACAGTTGAAGAATACATGAAAGTTGCAGTTGTGTCATTCACAGTAGTCCCCATTCTGCTCCCAGCATCATATTTTGTCAGGCAAGCACTCTTGGCTTGTGTTGTAAATAGTCAAGAGTACAACGAGTTGTTCAGACTAATGGGCACTTGTTGTCGCCTCCTCAATGACATCCAAGGCTTTGAG AGGGAGAGCAGCGAGGGAAAACTTGATAGTGTTTCGCTACGTGTTCTCCACGCTGACGGTTCTATGTCCATTGAAGCAGCTAAAGACTCAATAAAGAGGTCCATAGTCTCATGTAGAAAAGATTTGCTAAGGTTGGTCCTTAAGCAAGATAGTGTTGTTCCTAGGGCATGCAAGGAGTTATTTTGGAACATGTGCAAGATATGCCACTTGTTCTACTCTCACACTGATGCATTTACCTCGCCAAGTGAGATGGTCACCACAGTGAATGCAGTTATCAATGAGCCACTCAAACTCCAAATTAGCAATCCATCTTTTGCTACACAATCCGAAAAATAA